From Bdellovibrio sp. KM01:
CAGATTTATATAGTGGATCGTGATCAGCTGGAAAAAATGATCGAAGAAGAGTTTGAATACTTTGATCGCGCCGAAGCCCGCAAGATTGTGGGCCTTGGAGTATAGAGAAGCTTAGTTACTGGATCGAGATACGTAGTCGAACATTTCTTTCCGACCACCATAAGAGCACTTGCCGTCAGCGCACGTACGAGTCGCACATTTGCCACGCAGACCCGAAGGTGCTTTGGAATCATTCTTAGCCACGCAGACTTTTTTAAAGCCCTCGGCACTGCCTGCGACCGATGCAGGCTTCCTGGAAGGAACTGGAGCTGCTGCCACCGGAGCCGCTTTTGCCGTATCTGCTTTTAAAGTGACATTAATAGGAGCGGGCTCGACTGGTTCTTGGGAAACCGCTTTGGGCGCGGGCTTTTGCACAACGGGCTCAGGCTTAGCCGGCATTTTTGGAAGCTGGGCGGTTGGATCAACATCCAACTCTTGCTGAGCTTCCATGGCTTTTTTGCCTTTTTTTCCTTTGGCTTTAGAGACCTTTTTTCCTTGTCCCGAAGTTTGGGCAGATTGAGTTCCACCCTCTTCATCATCAAAGTAGCGATGGCGCATCAGTTCCGAATATTGATCCAACACGCCGATTTCACCGCGCAACTGACAATCCGTATTTGAACCTTTGCTGCAGATTTTTTCCACGCACTTGCCACGCAAGGATGCGAGGGCATTGCGATTCTGCGAGCCAATACATCGTGTGGTTACGACTTTGCTTTCGTCGTTCACACGTTCGGCTTTACACACATCCTGACTTTCGCCGTCACCAAAACAGCTGGCAACGATTTCAGGAGTTTTAACTTCTTGCTTATGGGCGCAACCAAAGGCTGCCAGGGCCGCCAAGACAACAACGTACTTTTTCAATGGATTCCCCTTTTGGTGTCTGCATCTAAATTTAACAAATTATCGTTTGGCAGGTAAAGCACTCTGCCAGTTGGCTTTCAAACTGAGACTAAAATAGAGTTTCTTAACCCCTCGTTCCCACCGGGGGTCCTGTAAGCGATTTTATTAAGCTTAATAAGCATTATACGCACTTTGATCAACCTCCGGATTCCGGGCGCTTCCAACGTCCGTTGGGTTCTGCTAAGCTGACCCCTATGAAACGCGTCCTGGTCACGGGCTTTGAGCCCTTCGGCAATCAAGAAATCAACCCCTCGGAACTGCTCGCAGCTGAGCTTGCAGCCACATTACCGACGGTGACATCGCTGATTCTTCCCGTGGATTTCAAAGAGGCGTTTCAGGAACTTTTGAAATTTATCGAACACCAGCCCGAGCCATTTGATTTTATCGTGATGCTGGGACAAGCCAGTGGCCGCTCACAAATTTGTTTGGAGCGCATGGCGCACAACTGGATGGAAAACAGAAACGCCGACAAGAAAAACCCTGCCATCTCCGCGCAAAAAATCTTCCCGGGACATCTTGATGCTGTGATGACGTCTTTGCCGGTGGAAAAAATTCGTGACGACTTGAATTTGAATTTTCCGAACTTTCCAGTCGCGGTGACTCTGTCTGCAGGCGTTTATGTGTGCAACAATCTTTACTATAAAGTTTTAAATCACCAAGAACTTAAGAACATCCCCTCTTTGTTTGTTCACGTCCCCCTGTTGCCTGAACAACAAAAAGACTCCTCCCATCCAGTGATGGCGTTCAAACTTCAGGTTCAAATCCTGACAGCCCTTCTGGAAACACTAAAAATCTAATTTTTCATTTGCGGTGCACTAGCCACCCTCCTAGACTTGAAAAGGTGCCAGGTCCCATTTCTTGTCGCGTGTCGACAAGAAATAGGACCTGGCACCTTTTCGCGGAGTGGAAGTATGGCTAAGAATCGTCGTTGGGTTATTAAAGCTGGCAGCAAAATGGTTTGCGATGGCGGTCCTCTGTTGATGAGGGCTTGGATGCTGCAAGTGGCGCAGCTTAAAAAGAAGTACAACATTGATGTGATATGGGTGACTTCGGGAGCGATTGCCTGGGCTGTGGCTCGCACGAACTTTAAAGCGGCAAAACGTACACTTCCGCAAAAACAAGCTTTGAGCGCAATCGGGCAACCTTTAGTCATGGATCAATATGTTTTGGCTTTGCAGTCCGCGAATCTTTTGGGCTCACAAGTTTTGCTAACTGCTGGTGACATGAAAGATCCAGTTCGTCGCAAGAATTTGCAAAACACACTGTCTGAACTCGTTAAAATGAAAGTCATCCCTATTCTGAATGAAAACGATGCCGTGGCGACCGAAGAGATCAAGTTCGGTGATAATGACTCATTGGCAGCGAAAGTGGCTGTCATGATGAAGGCTGAGCGCGTGGTGCTGATGACGGACGTGGAAGGTCTTTTTGATTCTGATCCGAATAAAAATCCTGACGCAACACTGGTTCGTTATCGTCCAAAGGTTGGCAAAGCTGAATTCGCGTTAGCGGATCGCAAATCTATTTCCAAGGTCGGCACTGGTGGAATGTATTCGAAATTATTAGCGGCAGAGACCGCGGGTAAAAATAAAATCATCACGCACCTGGTAAAGGGTGATATTCCAAATAATTTGCTGCATATCGCTCAGGGTACAAGCATAGGAACTCAATTTGGAGGTCGTCATGAGCTCGCAAAATGATTTGATGCTGGCTGATTTAAAGAAAGCGGCTCGTGAACAGCGTAAACTGGATAGTGCGACAAAAAATAAAGCCCTTTTAAAAATGGCCGAAAAGCTTTCGTTGGCCGCGAAAGATATCATCACTGAAAATAAAAAAGATCTTGAAGCGTTGGCTGCGGATACTGCGGCAGCCTTTCGTGATCGTCTGACTTTAAATCCAGAGCGCATTGATGGAATGATCGGAAGTTTGAAACAAGTAGCAGCTCTGCCCGATCCTGTCGGTGAAATGATTGACCAGCAGACTTTGAAAAATGGTTTGTTGCTAAAAAAGATCCGCGCTCCATTGGGTGTCATTTTTATGATCTTTGAATCCCGTCCCAATGTTATTTTGGAGGCGTTTTCATTGGCGTTTAAATCTGGCAATGTGATTTTACTGCGTGGTGGCTCTGAATCGAAACATTCGGCGGCTGCGATTTATAAACTGATGCGCGCGGCTTTAACGGAAGCTGGTTTTAAGTTCATGCCATTCCATGGAGTTGAAGATTACGACCGTGGCTTGGTCGAGCAGCTCTTAAAACGCAAGGACATGATTGATATCGTAGTCCCTCGCGGTGGCGACAAGCTGATTGATTTCGTTCAGCGCACGGCTTTGATGCCAATCATTAAGAACGACCGTGGCATGTGCCACACGTTTGTTGATGAGGATGCTGATTTGACGATGGCAGCTAAGATCGTGACAAATGCCAAAACTCAACGCCCCGGCGTGTGCAATGCCTTAGAAACAGTTTTGGTTCATGAAAAGATAGCCGCGCAATTTCTGCCGATGCTTTATAAGGAGACAGATTCCAAAAAGCTTCAATGGCACGTGGACAGTGCTTCATTATTCATATTGAAGGATCATGAGCGCGTGACTTCCGCGAAGCCCGAAGACTGGGACACGGAATACTTGGATCTAATCATGAACTGCCGTGTGGTTTCAGGACTTGATGAAGCTTTGGCACATATTGAAAAGCACGGAAGCAAGCATTCGGAAGCAATCATCACGAAGTCCGAAAACAAGGCTCGCCTATTCCAACAGGAAATCGACGCCGCCGCAGTTTATTGGAATGCCTCCACTCGCTTTACGGATGGCTTTGAATTCGGTTTGGGCGGAGAACTAGGTATCAGCACACAAAAGCTGCACGTGCGCGGCCCCGTAGGCTTGCGAGAACTAACAAATGCCCGCTGGCTGGTGGATGGCTCAGGACAAACACGCGGATAAAAAGGTACGGACTGACTTTCTCCAAATTATTTGGAGAAAGTCAGTCCGTACCTTTAGTTCTTATGGATTAAATACCAAAACTAAG
This genomic window contains:
- a CDS encoding pyroglutamyl-peptidase I, yielding MKRVLVTGFEPFGNQEINPSELLAAELAATLPTVTSLILPVDFKEAFQELLKFIEHQPEPFDFIVMLGQASGRSQICLERMAHNWMENRNADKKNPAISAQKIFPGHLDAVMTSLPVEKIRDDLNLNFPNFPVAVTLSAGVYVCNNLYYKVLNHQELKNIPSLFVHVPLLPEQQKDSSHPVMAFKLQVQILTALLETLKI
- the proB gene encoding glutamate 5-kinase, which codes for MAKNRRWVIKAGSKMVCDGGPLLMRAWMLQVAQLKKKYNIDVIWVTSGAIAWAVARTNFKAAKRTLPQKQALSAIGQPLVMDQYVLALQSANLLGSQVLLTAGDMKDPVRRKNLQNTLSELVKMKVIPILNENDAVATEEIKFGDNDSLAAKVAVMMKAERVVLMTDVEGLFDSDPNKNPDATLVRYRPKVGKAEFALADRKSISKVGTGGMYSKLLAAETAGKNKIITHLVKGDIPNNLLHIAQGTSIGTQFGGRHELAK
- a CDS encoding glutamate-5-semialdehyde dehydrogenase → MSSQNDLMLADLKKAAREQRKLDSATKNKALLKMAEKLSLAAKDIITENKKDLEALAADTAAAFRDRLTLNPERIDGMIGSLKQVAALPDPVGEMIDQQTLKNGLLLKKIRAPLGVIFMIFESRPNVILEAFSLAFKSGNVILLRGGSESKHSAAAIYKLMRAALTEAGFKFMPFHGVEDYDRGLVEQLLKRKDMIDIVVPRGGDKLIDFVQRTALMPIIKNDRGMCHTFVDEDADLTMAAKIVTNAKTQRPGVCNALETVLVHEKIAAQFLPMLYKETDSKKLQWHVDSASLFILKDHERVTSAKPEDWDTEYLDLIMNCRVVSGLDEALAHIEKHGSKHSEAIITKSENKARLFQQEIDAAAVYWNASTRFTDGFEFGLGGELGISTQKLHVRGPVGLRELTNARWLVDGSGQTRG